In the genome of Lacerta agilis isolate rLacAgi1 chromosome 2, rLacAgi1.pri, whole genome shotgun sequence, one region contains:
- the LOC117042888 gene encoding methyltransferase-like protein 7A — translation MEATCLVVLLRLCVQILALPAYLLWYLGIWDPLCKKLFPYVMAVGSLIYNKLMYEKKKEMFSNLKDFASPTGALTLLEIGTGTGTNFQFYPVGCKIICSDVNPNFQKFLDKSLAENPHVQVEGFLLSPAEDLHQVPAASVDVVVSTGVLCSVKSQEQVMKEVLRVLRPGGAYFFLEHVAGAPSSWSLFWQQIYDPTWKCLFDGCHLTRKTWKNLEKAGFSELKLRHIHAPLIVCLIKPHIIGYAVK, via the exons ATGGAAGCAACATGTCTAGTTGTCCTGCTCAGGTTATGCGTCCAGATTTTAGCCCTCCCTGCTTACTTGCTGTGGTACCTGGGTATCTGGGACCCCCTTTGCAAGAAGTTATTCCCCTACGTCATGGCTGTGGGGAGCTTAATTTATAATAAGCTGATGtatgagaagaaaaaggaaatgttcAGCAACCTGAAGGACTTTGCCAGTCCCACGGGGGCCCTCACACTTTTGGAGATTGGCACAGGAACTGGCACCAACTTTCAGTTCTACCCCGTGGGATGCAAAATCATATGCAGTGATGTGAACCCCAACTTCCAGAAGTTTCTTGACAAGAGCCTGGCTGAAAATCCACACGTGCAGGTAGAAGGCTTTTTGTTGTCTCCGGCTGAGGACCTGCACCAGGTACCAGCTGCATCAGTGGATGTGGTGGTTTCAACGGGAGTGCTATGCTCTGTGAAGAGCCAGGAGCAAGTTATGAAAGAAGTTCTACGCGTGCTGAGACCG GGTGGCGCTTACTTCTTCCTAGAACACGTTGCAGGTGCTCCTTCCAGCTGGAGTCTCTTCTGGCAGCAGATCTATGATCCAACTTGGAAATGTCTGTTTGACGGGTGCCACTTGACCAGAAAAACCTGGAAGAACCTGGAAAAAGCTGGCTTCTCAGAGCTGAAGCTACGGCACATACATGCCCCTTTAATAGTGTGCCTTATTAAGCCGCATATCATAGGTTATGCTGTAAAGTAG